One genomic segment of Brassica napus cultivar Da-Ae chromosome A3, Da-Ae, whole genome shotgun sequence includes these proteins:
- the LOC111204512 gene encoding reactive oxygen species modulator 1-like — protein sequence MAKDCLTKVVAGAAIGGAVGGAVGAVYGTYEAIRFKVPGLMKIRYIGQTTMGSAAIFGLFLGAGSLIHCGK from the exons ATGGCGAAAGATTGTTTAACCAAAGTCGTTGCCGGAGCTGCAATCGGCGGCGCAGTTGGCGGCGCTGTAG GTGCTGTCTATGGAACTTACGAGGCGATTAGATTCAAG GTGCCTGGGCTAATGAAGATAAGGTACATAGGGCAGACAACCATGGGCAGCGCAGCGATTTTCGGGCTTTTCCTAGGTGCGGGCAGTTTGATACACTGTGGAAAATAA
- the LOC106388992 gene encoding F-box protein At3g07870-like — protein sequence MAQENSFKKRKITTVDDRGGLLESLPGDILTDIFSRLPISSLAKLMFVCRSWRSILTTQHGLISSSCSSDKKPCLLLHCDSPIRNGLHFLDLSEEEKRIKTKKFTLRFASSMPEFDVVGSCNGLLCLSDSLYNDSLYLYNPFTTNSLELPECSNKYHDQELVFGFGFHQKTKEYKVVKIVYFRGSSSSYRGRGRIQYKQSEVQVLTLPTRRDQSLSWRSLGKAPYKFMKRPTEALVNGRLHFVTRPRRHVPDRKFVSFDLEDEEFREIPKPDCGGLNRINHRLVNLKGCLSAVVYGNYGKLDIWVMKSYGVKESWGKEYSIGTYVPKGLKQSSDRPMWIWKNAENGKVVRVLCVLENGEILLEYKSRVLVSYDPKLGKFKDLVVQGMPNWFHTVVHVGTLSWLDTPLDL from the coding sequence ATGGCTCAAGAGAACAGTTTCAAGAAGAGAAAGATCACCACCGTGGACGACCGTGGAGGACTTTTAGAATCCCTTCCCGGAGATATCCTCACCGACATATTCTCTCGCCTTCCCATCTCCTCCTTAGCTAAACTCATGTTCGTTTGCAGATCTTGGAGATCCATTTTGACGACACAACACGGTcttatctcttcttcttgttcttccgaCAAGAAGCCATGTCTTCTCCTTCACTGCGATTCGCCAATACGCAACGGCCTCCACTTCTTGGACTTGTCTGAAGAAGAGAAACGTATCAAGACCAAGAAATTCACCTTAAGATTCGCATCTTCCATGCCTGAGTTCGACGTGGTAGGTTCTTGTAACGGTTTGCTCTGTTTGTCTGATTCTCTTTACAACGACTCTCTCTACCTCTACAACCCTTTCACCACAAACTCCTTAGAGCTTCCTGAATGTTCCAACAAGTACCATGATCAAGAACTCGTGTTCGGCTTCGGGTTCCATCAAAAGACAAAGGAGTACAAAGTTGTAAAGATAGTTTACTTCAGAGGTAGTAGTAGTAGCTACCGAGGTCGTGGTCGGATCCAGTACAAGCAATCAGAGGTTCAGGTCTTAACCTTACCAACAAGAAGAGATCAATCTTTATCTTGGAGAAGCTTAGGGAAAGCTCCTTACAAGTTTATGAAACGTCCCACGGAGGCTTTGGTCAACGGGAGGTTACATTTTGTGACAAGGCCTCGTAGGCACGTGCCTGATCGTAAGTTTGTATCATTTGATCTTGAAGATGAGGAGTTTAGAGAGATTCCTAAACCGGACTGCGGTGGGCTAAACCGGATCAACCATAGGTTAGTGAACCTTAAAGGGTGTCTTAGTGCCGTTGTTTATGGAAACTATGGGAAGTTAGATATATGGGTTATGAAGAGCTACGGGGTTAAGGAGTCTTGGGGCAAAGAGTATAGCATTGGGACTTACGTGCCGAAGGGGCTAAAGCAGAGTTCGGACCGACCAATGTGGATTTGGAAGAACGCTGAGAATGGTAAAGTGGTTAGGGTTTTGTGTGTGTTGGAGAATGGAGAGATCTTGTTGGAGTATAAGAGTAGGGTTCTTGTGTCTTATGATCCAAAATTGGGTAAGTTTAAAGATCTTGTTGTTCAAGGTATGCCTAATTGGTTTCACACTGTTGTTCATGTTGGAACATTATCTTGGCTTGATACACCACTTGATTTATGA
- the LOC106439162 gene encoding growth hormone-regulated TBC protein 1-like: MFGIQSKRDLTTELQSQIPILRPSIHARRANIVVKFQDLYGFTVEGNVDDVNVLNEVREKVRNQGRVWWALEASKGANWYLQPDTLLTGDSIVSKTSLKISALSNAITLKRLIRKGIPPVLRPKVWFSLSGAAKKKSTVPESYYGDLTKAVDGMVTPATRQIDHDLPRTFPGHPWLDTPEGHAALRRVLVGYSFRDSDVGYCQGLNYVAALLLLVMKTEEDAFWMLAVLLENVLVRDCYTTNLSGCHVEQRVFKDLLAQKCPRIATHLDDMGFDVSLVATEWFLCLFSKSLPSETTLRVWDVLFYEGAKVLFHAALAIFKMKENELLMAHQVGDVINIIQTTSHQLFDPDELLTVAFEKIGSMTTNTISKQRKKQEPAVMAELDQRLRRLNSLKESGKST, from the exons ATGTTCGGGATCCAAAGCAAAAGAGACTTAACAACCGAGCTCCAATCCCAAATCCCGATCCTCCGCCCCAGCATCCACGCCCGACGAGCCAACATCGTCGTCAAGTTCCAAGACCTATACGGCTTCACCGTGGAAGGAAACGTCGACGACGTCAACGTCCTGAACGAAGTCAGAGAGAAAGTGAGGAACCAAGGCCGTGTCTGGTGGGCTTTGGAAGCTAGCAAAGGAGCTAACTGGTATCTCCAGCCGGATACTCTGTTGACCGGAGACAGTATCGTGTCGAAGACGTCTCTGAAGATCTCGGCTTTGAGTAATGCGATTACGCTGAAGAGGCTGATTAGGAAAGGGATACCGCCCGTGCTGAGGCCTAAGGTTTGGTTCTCTCTCTCCGGTGCTGCTAAGAAGAAGTCTACTGTTCCGGAGAGTTATTACGGTGATTTGACTAAGGCTGTTGATGGGATGGTCACGCCTGCCACGCGGCAGATTGATCAT GATCTGCCACGGACTTTCCCAGGCCATCCTTGGTTGGACACTCCAGAGGGTCATGCTGCTCTAAGGCGTGTGCTTGTTGGGTATTCATTTCGAGACTCTGATGTTGGTTATTGCCAG GGACTAAACTATGTTGCAGCGTTACTGTTACTTGTCATGAAGACAGAAGAAGACGCGTTCTGGATGCTAGCAGTCCTTTTGGAAAACGTATTAGTCCGCGACTGCTACACAACCAACTTGTCTGGTTGCCATGTTGAGCAGCGGGTTTTCAAAGATTTGCTCGCCCAAAAATGTCCTCG aataGCTACTCATCTTGACGATATGGGCTTTGATGTTTCCCTTGTAGCCACAGAGTGGTTTCTCTGCCTCTTTTCTAAAAGCTTGCCTTCTGag ACAACTCTACGAGTTTGGGATGTACTTTTCTATGAAGGAGCTAAGGTTCTTTTCCATGCAGCTTTGGCAATATTCAAG ATGAAAGAAAATGAGCTGCTTATGGCACACCAGGTTGGTGATGTAATCAACATAATCCAGACTACCTCACACCAGCTCTTTGACCCTGATGAGTTACTAACG GTGGCGTTTGAGAAAATCGGATCCATGACTACCAACACAATATCTAAGCAGCGGAAGAAGCAGGAACCGGCGGTGATGGCAGAACTTGACCAGAGACTTAGGAGACTAAACTCTCTTAAAGAAAGTGGTAAGAGTACATAA
- the LOC106388993 gene encoding U11/U12 small nuclear ribonucleoprotein 25 kDa protein, producing the protein MDSGDIVGTGDYDVETKREKLKSLLSQLLADPILADVPKSPTLSDVVTLVSLEKGSAMRLSIVKLDGSSLDVAVMNSATLKDLKLLIKKKVNEMEQANMGHRHISWKHVWSNFCLSWNNEKFLDDDAVLQDVGIRNNSQIAFVPYVTKKGPGRHSKRKKHRLFRSLHKTC; encoded by the exons ATGGACAGCGGCGATATTGTCGGAACCGGAGATTACGACGTTGAGACGAAGCGAGAGAAGCTGAAATCGTTGCTCTCTCAACTACTCGCCGATCCGATTCTAGCCGACGTTCCGAAGAGTCCAACACTTTCAGATGTCGTCACTCTCGTCAGTCTTGAAAAGGGAAGCGCTATGCGTCTCTCCATCGTCAAACTCGACGGCTCCTCTTTGG ATGTGGCGGTTATGAATTCAGCTACTTTGAAGGATCTGAAGCTTTTGATCAAGAAGAAAGTTAATGAGATGGAGCAAGCAAACATGGGTCATCGCCACATCTCTTG GAAGCATGTGTGGTCAAACTTCTGTCTTTCGTGGAATAACGAGAAGTTTCTTGACGATGACGCTGTTCTTCAGGATGTCGGAATCCGGAACAACTCTCAG ATCGCCTTTGTTCCGTATGTGACGAAGAAGGGTCCGGGAAGACACTCAAAGAGGAAGAAGCATCGTCTCTTTCGTTCACTCCACAAGACTTGTTAG
- the LOC106388991 gene encoding rho GDP-dissociation inhibitor 1-like, which translates to MSLVSSSRDMGGDDESTSRTHRHDGTDDEGVESLGRQMSESSICATEEEEEDEDSKLHLGPQYTIKEHLEKDKDDESLRKWKEQLLGSVDVTNIGETLDPEVKIISLAILSPGRPDIVLMVPENGNPKGMWFTLKEGSKYCLKFTFHVNNNIVSGLRYTNTVWKTGVKVDRTKEMLGTFSPQLEPYNHVMPEETTPSGLFARGSYSARTKFLDDDNKCYLEINYSFDIRKEWPAV; encoded by the exons atGTCTTTGGTATCGAGTTCCAGAGACATGGGAGGAGACGACGAAAGCACGTCCAGAACGCATCGTCACGACGGCACAGACGACGAGGGCGTTGAGTCCTTGGGGAGGCAGATGAGCGAGTCTTCTATCTGCGctacagaggaagaagaggaagacgaaGATTCAAAATTGCATCTGGGTCCTCAGTACACTATCAAGGAGCATCTCGAGAAGGATAAA GATGATGAGAGCTTAAGGAAGTGGAAGGAACAGCTTCTTGGAAGTGTTGATGTCACCAACATTGGag AGACTCTTGACCCTGAAGTGAAGATCATTAGCCTGGCGATCTTATCACCTGGAAGACCAGACATTGTTCTTATGGTACCCGAGAATGGGAATCCAAAGGGAATGTGGTTTACtttgaaagaagggagcaagtACTGTTTGAAATTCACATTTCATGTTAACAACAACATTGTCTCTGGTCTTAGGTACACCAATACTGTGTGGAAGACCGGCGTTAAAG TGGATAGAACAAAGGAAATGCTTGGAACCTTTAGTCCTCAGCTGGAGCCATACAACCACGTGATGCCTGAAGAGACCACTCCTTCTGGCTTGTTTGCTCGAGGCTCATATTCTGCAAGAACTAAG TTTCTTGATGATGATAATAAGTGCTACTTGGAGATCAACTACAGCTTCGACATCCGTAAAGAATGGCCTGCGGTTTGA